The following coding sequences lie in one Mucilaginibacter sp. KACC 22773 genomic window:
- a CDS encoding hydroxypyruvate isomerase family protein, with amino-acid sequence MESNQNRRSAIKNIVTGTAAITAAGMLSSFKPGEKEMVVDTALKGNINHAVCRWCYGDMTVEQLCAAAKDIGIKGIDLVGPADWPTLKKYGLYSSMCNGAEINLTDGFGDTQFHAQLHKNYSEMIPKVAAAGYKNLICFSGSRRGKDNETGWNNCVEGLKPMVELAEKHNIVLVMELLNSKIDHKDYQCDRVEWGAELAKRIGSEHFKLLFDIYHMQIDEGDVIRNIRQYHPYINHYHTGGVPGRNEIDETQELYYPAIMKAIVETGHKGFVAQEFIPKQKDKVASLRKAVHICDV; translated from the coding sequence ATGGAATCAAATCAAAACAGGCGGTCGGCTATAAAAAATATAGTTACCGGTACAGCAGCCATTACCGCGGCCGGCATGTTATCGTCATTTAAACCCGGGGAAAAAGAAATGGTAGTTGATACTGCGCTAAAAGGTAATATTAACCATGCCGTATGCCGCTGGTGCTATGGCGATATGACAGTTGAACAGCTTTGCGCGGCCGCTAAAGATATTGGCATAAAAGGTATCGACCTGGTTGGCCCGGCAGACTGGCCCACACTTAAAAAGTATGGCCTGTACTCATCTATGTGTAACGGTGCCGAAATTAACCTGACTGATGGTTTTGGTGATACGCAGTTTCATGCCCAGTTGCATAAAAACTACAGCGAAATGATTCCCAAGGTTGCTGCAGCCGGTTATAAAAACCTGATCTGTTTTAGCGGCAGCCGTCGCGGAAAAGACAATGAAACCGGTTGGAATAATTGTGTGGAGGGTTTGAAACCAATGGTTGAACTGGCCGAAAAACACAACATTGTACTGGTAATGGAACTGCTGAACAGCAAAATTGACCACAAAGATTACCAATGCGACAGGGTAGAGTGGGGTGCCGAACTGGCCAAAAGGATAGGATCGGAACATTTTAAATTGCTGTTTGATATTTATCACATGCAGATTGATGAAGGTGATGTGATCCGTAATATACGTCAATATCACCCATATATTAACCACTACCATACAGGCGGCGTACCCGGCCGTAACGAGATTGACGAAACACAGGAGCTTTATTACCCGGCAATAATGAAAGCTATTGTAGAAACCGGTCATAAAGGTTTTGTTGCGCAGGAATTTATTCCGAAGCAAAAAGACAAGGTGGCATCGCTGCGTAAAGCGGTACATATTTGCGACGTTTAA
- a CDS encoding sugar phosphate isomerase/epimerase family protein: MTSRRTFLAQAGILSAGAMLAPSLLSAKEKKGAGLQLYSLRNELPADVKGVIGKVAKAGYKEVETFGYNKEKGYWGLPSKDFGTLLKDNGLSSPSGHYGLDSYFGEGKTDDLNMYVEVANTIGQTYIIVPSLNYNFIKTVDDCKGVAEKMNKAAEICKASGLKLGYHNHNFEWAPVGDTTFYDVVLNNTDPKLVNMEMDLYWVVRAGQDPLAIFEKHPGRFTFVHIKDRDKTNPNLNTEIGTGDIDFVKILGKAQQAGIKHFIVEQENFTNIDPYVSIAKSAAYLKSTLHI, encoded by the coding sequence ATGACATCCAGAAGAACATTTTTAGCGCAGGCCGGTATACTTTCGGCAGGTGCAATGTTAGCGCCGTCTTTATTATCGGCAAAAGAAAAGAAAGGTGCGGGCCTGCAGTTATATAGCTTGCGTAACGAGTTACCTGCCGATGTAAAAGGTGTAATAGGTAAAGTGGCTAAAGCTGGTTACAAAGAAGTGGAAACCTTTGGCTATAACAAAGAAAAAGGCTACTGGGGACTGCCCAGCAAAGATTTTGGAACGTTGTTAAAGGATAACGGACTCAGCAGCCCAAGCGGTCACTATGGTTTAGACTCGTACTTTGGCGAAGGAAAAACCGATGATTTAAATATGTATGTGGAGGTTGCCAACACCATTGGTCAAACTTATATCATAGTACCTTCATTAAACTATAATTTCATAAAAACGGTTGACGACTGTAAAGGTGTTGCCGAAAAAATGAATAAAGCTGCCGAGATATGCAAGGCGTCGGGTTTAAAATTAGGTTACCACAACCATAACTTTGAATGGGCGCCGGTTGGCGATACCACGTTTTACGATGTAGTATTAAACAATACCGACCCTAAACTGGTTAATATGGAGATGGATTTATACTGGGTGGTACGGGCCGGCCAGGATCCTTTGGCTATTTTTGAAAAGCACCCCGGACGTTTTACTTTTGTGCATATTAAAGACAGGGATAAAACCAATCCAAACCTGAATACCGAGATAGGTACAGGCGATATTGATTTTGTGAAGATATTGGGCAAAGCACAACAGGCGGGTATAAAACACTTTATTGTTGAGCAAGAGAATTTTACCAATATTGATCCATATGTAAGCATAGCCAAAAGCGCTGCCTACTTAAAAAGTACGCTTCACATATAA
- a CDS encoding 3-keto-disaccharide hydrolase: MKYSIILTTILAGSFLMANAQNAKPEDTEIWEPIPKAVVPGKVLGDAPSDAIILFNGKGLDEWVDVETQTPAKWTVKGDVLTVNKATGNIETKKKFTNYQLHIEWRVPASITGSGQARGNSGVFLASIGKGDAGYELQVLDSYNNKTYVNGMAGSLYKQVIPLANPGRKPGEWNVYDVVWTAPVFNQDGTLKSAARATVFFNGVLVENNFELLGPTQYIGKPSYEGKAHGASPIKLQAHGDKSEPLSFRNIWVREL, translated from the coding sequence ATGAAATATTCAATAATATTAACAACCATTTTAGCCGGGAGTTTTTTAATGGCTAATGCGCAAAATGCTAAACCAGAGGATACCGAAATTTGGGAGCCAATTCCTAAAGCAGTAGTGCCGGGTAAGGTTTTGGGCGATGCCCCTTCTGACGCTATTATTTTGTTTAATGGTAAAGGCCTTGATGAGTGGGTTGACGTAGAAACCCAAACACCGGCTAAATGGACGGTAAAGGGCGATGTGCTTACAGTAAATAAAGCTACCGGAAATATAGAAACAAAGAAAAAATTTACTAATTATCAATTACACATTGAGTGGCGTGTGCCTGCGAGCATTACAGGCAGCGGCCAGGCCCGTGGCAATAGCGGCGTGTTTTTAGCATCAATAGGTAAAGGTGATGCCGGTTATGAGCTACAGGTTTTAGATTCGTACAACAACAAAACTTACGTAAACGGCATGGCAGGCAGTTTGTACAAACAGGTTATCCCGTTGGCAAACCCAGGCCGCAAACCAGGCGAGTGGAATGTGTATGATGTGGTATGGACAGCCCCTGTGTTTAACCAGGACGGTACACTAAAATCTGCCGCAAGGGCAACCGTTTTCTTTAACGGCGTATTGGTTGAAAACAACTTTGAACTGCTTGGCCCAACCCAATACATTGGTAAACCATCTTATGAAGGTAAAGCCCATGGCGCATCGCCAATAAAACTGCAAGCGCATGGCGATAAAAGCGAACCGCTTAGCTTCCGCAATATCTGGGTAAGGGAATTGTAA
- a CDS encoding NIPSNAP family protein codes for MKTQLTRILTLAFSFLLFAFSLSASPKRYYYELKVYHYKTLDQEAKIEHYLKDAYLPALHRAGIPNVGVFKPIKQDTADMRIYVYTPFTSLDKLTGIDKKLQGDTQYFTDGEEYMNADYKDAPYTRIEIMILHAFPGMPAPSVPQLTGNKADRVYELRSYESPTEKYNYNKVRMFNDGDEIGLFKRLGFNAVFYSEVVSGSHMPNLMYMTTFNSKEEREKHWAAFSNDTYWKTLSAKAEYQHNVSKADIFFLFPTDYSDY; via the coding sequence ATGAAAACACAACTTACCCGTATTTTAACCTTGGCTTTTAGCTTTTTGCTTTTTGCTTTCAGCTTATCCGCCTCGCCCAAAAGGTATTATTACGAGCTTAAAGTTTATCATTATAAAACATTGGATCAGGAAGCTAAGATTGAGCATTATTTAAAAGATGCCTATTTGCCCGCGCTACACAGGGCAGGCATACCCAATGTTGGTGTGTTTAAACCGATAAAGCAGGATACAGCCGACATGCGTATTTATGTTTACACACCTTTTACCAGCTTAGATAAGCTTACCGGCATTGATAAAAAATTACAAGGTGATACCCAATATTTTACCGATGGGGAGGAGTATATGAACGCCGATTATAAAGATGCCCCGTATACGCGCATTGAAATTATGATATTGCACGCTTTTCCGGGCATGCCGGCGCCCTCGGTTCCACAGCTTACCGGTAATAAAGCAGATAGGGTTTACGAACTCAGAAGCTATGAAAGCCCCACAGAAAAATATAACTACAATAAAGTGCGCATGTTTAATGACGGCGACGAGATAGGCCTGTTTAAACGCCTTGGTTTTAACGCGGTTTTTTACTCGGAGGTTGTTTCAGGCTCGCACATGCCCAACCTTATGTACATGACTACTTTTAACAGTAAAGAAGAAAGAGAAAAGCACTGGGCAGCGTTTAGTAACGATACCTATTGGAAAACCCTCTCGGCAAAAGCCGAGTATCAGCACAATGTGTCGAAAGCTGATATCTTTTTTCTTTTCCCAACGGATTATTCTGATTATTAG